One genomic region from Leptospira tipperaryensis encodes:
- a CDS encoding sensor histidine kinase, with protein sequence MRWKLYSFFIVVLSFLIQCSPSISSKERPTAQKGVIDLRNFNLNEQNTTLNGDWEFYWKELAQGNQPVSKSVLYKPVPGIWRDYDPTYTWKGYATFRLRVLCDWNRPNLKIRIPRLPGVYDVYFDDHKVYSNGLTGTDAIDTVFLAHPLITNVTVPSGDFWITVVVSNFKGNHLKGGIRNPFRIGNGNSIDLEEKKEEWLEIILISVICSFGIYHIVFFFAYRKDPVPLHFAAFCFLVSLYTFITSGIQYMALPSLSLDLRIRIEFFCEVAFFPTAYLILQRMFPVQFTKSWIRIAIASTLLFAIGILTLDENNLVLLYSVFLYVPPIYAVVIIAPTIFAFQNKEPRARTILFTGLVLAFTMMNDVFYGLFEVYALFPYSFPLGLVTFVALNSYIISSRFTEDLEKAKEFAQLQVKYNEQLKLQAEERTRIASDIHDSIGSELTAILFELESKNKEDSTLKKLKIEVTHLISNVRDIVFLMQHTGTRKELVEDVMVRYAERIQGTGSIQVRTEIKEVSDALRLDQCLHIQKIFLELMSNILRHSEAKNIQILWNRDGKNLFLRIADDGKKFETKAGEFSGIGLNNIQMRAEKLNASYDFSRESENIFTMSIPIL encoded by the coding sequence ATGAGATGGAAACTATATTCATTTTTTATTGTAGTCTTATCTTTTCTAATTCAGTGTTCGCCTTCAATCTCCTCCAAGGAACGTCCGACCGCACAAAAGGGCGTGATCGATCTCAGAAATTTCAATCTCAACGAACAAAATACAACCCTAAACGGGGATTGGGAATTTTACTGGAAGGAATTGGCCCAAGGAAATCAACCCGTATCAAAAAGTGTTTTATATAAACCCGTTCCCGGGATTTGGAGGGACTACGATCCAACTTACACTTGGAAAGGTTATGCGACATTCCGTCTGCGCGTGTTATGCGATTGGAACCGTCCGAATCTAAAAATTAGAATTCCGAGACTTCCCGGAGTCTACGACGTCTATTTTGACGATCACAAAGTTTACTCCAACGGACTTACGGGAACAGACGCGATCGATACGGTCTTTTTGGCCCATCCTTTGATCACAAACGTCACCGTTCCTTCCGGAGATTTTTGGATCACCGTGGTAGTTTCCAATTTTAAGGGAAACCACCTGAAAGGCGGCATTCGAAATCCGTTTCGGATCGGGAACGGAAACTCCATCGATCTCGAGGAAAAAAAAGAAGAATGGCTCGAAATCATTTTAATCAGCGTCATCTGTTCCTTCGGAATCTATCATATCGTATTCTTTTTTGCTTATAGAAAGGATCCGGTTCCTCTTCACTTTGCCGCGTTTTGTTTTTTAGTTTCTCTCTATACTTTTATCACTTCGGGAATCCAATACATGGCTCTGCCGAGCCTCTCTCTTGATCTTAGAATCCGAATCGAGTTTTTCTGCGAAGTCGCTTTTTTCCCGACGGCTTATCTGATTTTACAAAGAATGTTTCCGGTTCAATTCACAAAAAGTTGGATTCGAATTGCAATCGCGAGCACTCTCCTCTTTGCAATCGGAATTCTAACTTTGGACGAAAACAACTTGGTTCTATTGTATTCTGTATTTCTCTACGTGCCTCCGATCTACGCAGTCGTAATCATAGCGCCTACTATATTCGCGTTTCAAAATAAAGAGCCGAGGGCAAGAACGATTCTTTTCACCGGGCTGGTTCTTGCTTTTACGATGATGAACGACGTGTTCTACGGTTTGTTTGAAGTTTACGCTCTATTTCCTTACAGCTTTCCTCTCGGACTCGTTACCTTTGTCGCACTCAATTCTTATATTATATCTTCTCGATTTACGGAAGACTTGGAAAAGGCAAAAGAGTTCGCACAACTTCAAGTCAAATACAACGAACAACTCAAGCTCCAAGCGGAGGAAAGAACGAGAATCGCCTCGGACATTCACGATTCGATCGGCTCGGAACTCACGGCGATCCTTTTTGAATTGGAATCTAAAAACAAAGAGGATTCCACTCTCAAAAAACTAAAGATCGAAGTAACCCATCTTATCTCCAACGTAAGAGACATCGTATTTCTCATGCAGCACACGGGAACTCGCAAAGAACTCGTGGAAGACGTGATGGTTCGATACGCGGAAAGAATCCAAGGCACCGGGTCGATTCAAGTAAGGACGGAGATCAAAGAAGTTTCCGACGCGCTGCGGTTGGATCAGTGTCTTCATATACAGAAAATTTTTCTGGAATTGATGTCCAATATTCTCAGACATTCCGAAGCAAAGAACATTCAGATTTTATGGAATAGGGATGGAAAAAATCTTTTTTTAAGAATCGCCGACGACGGAAAAAAATTCGAAACAAAGGCCGGGGAATTTTCAGGAATAGGATTAAACAATATTCAGATGCGCGCTGAAAAACTGAATGCGAGCTACGATTTTTCCAGAGAATCGGAAAACATATTCACGATGAGCATTCCTATTTTATAA
- a CDS encoding S1C family serine protease: protein MKNLEKLKYIAIVSISLLLGAFLSPVMFCGSNQNSPLFLSAKGDREPTPAARQAITIQQAFEEVYQTASPSVVSIATERTQNVPVHPFGDPFFDQFFGRGQGGGGRVMKQKQTGLGSGIILNTQGYILTNEHVVRSMDKLTVRLKTGKTYNAELVGSDATIDLALLKIKPDSEITPIELGDSSAVKVGDWAIAIGAPLGYEQSLTAGIVSAVGRAGIDNSGVHYLQTDAAINQGNSGGPLLDINGRVIGINRMIASQSGGSVGIGFAIPINEAKAIMEELKTTGKVKRSAKPWLGIRVDYLQEEDAKQLKISGGAVVVEIMNDSPADRAGIQLMDVITEISGTKINSPDEVVRTVEKSKPGDRITVTILRQGNVSRLSIQLKERPN from the coding sequence ATGAAAAACTTGGAAAAACTGAAGTATATTGCGATCGTCAGCATTTCACTTCTCCTCGGAGCATTCTTATCTCCTGTAATGTTCTGCGGATCCAATCAGAACAGTCCTCTCTTCCTAAGCGCGAAGGGAGACAGAGAACCGACTCCGGCGGCTCGTCAGGCTATTACCATTCAACAAGCCTTTGAAGAAGTATATCAAACCGCTTCTCCGAGTGTTGTTTCCATCGCGACCGAAAGAACTCAAAATGTTCCGGTTCATCCTTTCGGCGATCCGTTCTTTGATCAGTTTTTCGGAAGAGGTCAAGGCGGCGGCGGAAGAGTGATGAAACAAAAACAAACCGGTCTTGGTTCGGGAATCATTCTCAATACGCAAGGTTATATTCTTACAAACGAACACGTGGTTCGTTCCATGGATAAGCTTACGGTTCGTCTCAAGACGGGAAAAACTTACAACGCGGAACTCGTCGGTTCCGACGCGACCATCGACTTGGCTCTTTTAAAAATCAAACCGGATTCCGAAATCACTCCGATCGAACTCGGTGATTCTTCCGCAGTCAAAGTGGGCGACTGGGCGATTGCGATCGGAGCTCCTCTCGGTTACGAACAATCCCTCACCGCGGGAATCGTAAGCGCGGTGGGCCGTGCGGGAATCGATAACAGCGGAGTTCATTATCTTCAAACGGACGCGGCGATCAACCAAGGAAACTCAGGAGGACCGCTTCTCGACATCAACGGTCGTGTGATCGGAATCAATCGTATGATCGCTTCTCAGAGTGGAGGTTCGGTGGGAATCGGCTTTGCCATTCCGATCAACGAAGCCAAGGCGATCATGGAAGAATTGAAGACCACCGGAAAGGTAAAACGTTCCGCTAAACCGTGGCTGGGCATTCGAGTGGATTATCTTCAGGAAGAAGACGCAAAGCAGTTGAAAATTTCCGGAGGAGCGGTGGTTGTAGAGATCATGAACGATTCTCCGGCGGATCGCGCGGGAATTCAATTGATGGATGTGATCACTGAAATTTCCGGAACAAAGATCAATTCTCCCGATGAAGTTGTCCGTACCGTAGAAAAAAGTAAGCCGGGAGATCGTATTACCGTTACGATCCTCCGTCAAGGAAACGTTTCGAGACTTTCGATTCAGCTTAAGGAAAGACCAAACTGA
- the ruvB gene encoding Holliday junction branch migration DNA helicase RuvB, with protein sequence MSKSHTLNPEEEFEEESGLRPSLLGEFIGQREVLNNLGVYVQAAKNRKRALDHVLISGPPGLGKTTLAGIISNELGTRLTITSAPVITKGADLARLLTSMGENEILFIDEIHTLHKKLEEILYPAMENYMIDLVIGEGVTAQMVQIPLKPFTLVGATTRSGLISEPLKSRFGIQLRLDYYSDEEMKEIVLRSSKILNVAIEDDAALEIGKRSRKTPRIANHLLKRIRDFSEVDGHSSVKKDLCIKAFDKMGIDDLGLDAMDRQILGCMIDRYKGGPVGLKAIAVVVGEEEKTIEDTYESFMVRIGLINRTPAGRVATEKAYQQLKRMGDFPGNNGQEPTLF encoded by the coding sequence TTGTCCAAATCCCATACCCTCAATCCTGAAGAAGAATTTGAAGAAGAGTCGGGTTTACGCCCGTCTCTTCTGGGCGAATTTATAGGCCAAAGAGAAGTCCTAAACAATCTCGGAGTCTACGTCCAAGCCGCGAAGAATCGAAAACGAGCTCTGGACCACGTTCTCATCTCCGGTCCACCCGGACTCGGAAAAACAACTCTCGCCGGAATTATCTCCAACGAACTCGGGACCAGACTTACGATCACTTCCGCTCCCGTGATCACAAAGGGCGCCGATCTCGCACGTCTTCTCACGAGTATGGGTGAGAATGAAATCCTTTTTATAGACGAGATTCATACGCTTCACAAAAAGCTCGAAGAGATTCTCTATCCCGCGATGGAGAATTATATGATCGATCTCGTCATCGGAGAAGGTGTGACCGCTCAGATGGTTCAGATTCCTCTCAAGCCTTTTACCTTGGTCGGAGCTACGACCCGAAGCGGTCTTATCAGCGAACCTCTCAAGAGTCGTTTTGGAATTCAACTTCGTTTGGATTACTATAGCGACGAGGAGATGAAGGAAATCGTTTTGCGTTCTTCTAAAATTCTGAACGTTGCGATCGAAGACGACGCGGCTCTGGAAATCGGAAAACGTTCTCGAAAAACTCCTCGAATCGCAAATCATCTTTTGAAACGAATTCGCGACTTTAGCGAAGTCGACGGTCATTCTTCCGTCAAAAAGGATCTTTGTATCAAAGCTTTTGATAAGATGGGGATTGACGACCTGGGACTGGATGCTATGGATAGACAGATACTCGGTTGTATGATCGATCGTTATAAGGGCGGTCCCGTCGGATTGAAAGCGATCGCCGTCGTGGTTGGAGAAGAGGAAAAAACCATCGAAGACACTTACGAATCTTTTATGGTGAGAATTGGACTCATCAATCGAACTCCCGCCGGAAGAGTCGCAACCGAAAAGGCGTATCAACAACTGAAGCGAATGGGAGACTTTCCCGGAAACAATGGACAAGAGCCGACTTTATTCTGA
- a CDS encoding LIC12806 family lipoprotein: MFSLTFLFSILFVLIACGLKPVPPPEGRFCDTWHKPVDCVELDFRKGVANLGQGSVPLQMKSVVIYQIASDNKQTILVEVLHEHRVRITFPGAEPRLYLKIKDKDDRKRRWEKAKEEWNEFFK; this comes from the coding sequence ATGTTCAGTTTGACATTCTTATTTTCCATTTTGTTTGTTTTGATCGCCTGCGGTTTGAAACCGGTTCCTCCTCCCGAGGGAAGGTTCTGCGATACTTGGCACAAACCTGTGGACTGCGTAGAACTCGATTTCAGAAAAGGCGTCGCCAATCTCGGACAAGGCTCCGTTCCCTTGCAGATGAAAAGTGTAGTCATTTACCAAATCGCCTCCGATAACAAACAAACCATTCTCGTCGAAGTCCTTCACGAACATAGAGTAAGAATCACGTTTCCCGGCGCGGAACCCAGACTCTATCTAAAGATCAAAGACAAAGACGATCGCAAACGCAGATGGGAAAAAGCAAAAGAAGAATGGAACGAATTCTTTAAATAA
- the tmk gene encoding dTMP kinase, with protein sequence MKKETPLFVVFEGIDGSGKSTLCRSVTELLLKKEIAAVSFTEPTNLETGKFLRKFLRGEIELKPEEQIEAFLSDREESLKQNILPALQSEKNVLLDRYMYSTAAYQSGPNLSPETILQKNLERNFKIPDVLFYLNLNPKIALERLSRRKEEKERFETLSQLEKIYSAYERILPKETIRIDAEKGPDQIAKECLDILLERIRIQKEN encoded by the coding sequence ATGAAGAAAGAAACTCCGCTCTTCGTAGTATTTGAAGGAATCGACGGAAGTGGAAAGTCCACACTCTGCAGGTCCGTGACGGAACTTCTACTCAAAAAGGAAATCGCCGCGGTTTCGTTTACGGAACCGACAAACTTAGAAACGGGGAAATTCTTAAGAAAATTTCTAAGAGGAGAAATTGAACTCAAACCGGAAGAACAAATCGAAGCCTTTCTTTCCGACAGAGAAGAATCCTTAAAACAAAATATTCTTCCCGCGTTACAATCCGAAAAGAATGTTTTACTCGACCGTTATATGTATTCCACCGCGGCCTATCAGAGCGGGCCGAATCTTTCTCCCGAAACGATTCTACAAAAAAACTTAGAAAGAAATTTTAAAATTCCGGATGTTCTGTTTTATCTAAATCTGAATCCGAAGATCGCCTTGGAAAGATTGAGTCGGAGAAAAGAGGAAAAGGAAAGATTTGAAACTCTTTCCCAATTGGAAAAAATCTATTCCGCTTATGAGAGAATTCTTCCTAAGGAAACGATTCGAATCGACGCCGAGAAAGGGCCGGATCAAATCGCAAAAGAATGTCTGGATATTTTGTTGGAAAGAATCCGGATTCAAAAAGAAAATTAG
- a CDS encoding trypsin-like peptidase domain-containing protein: MKNNFPILRSLFFFLFFFVFFQFCAHLPQKENSSSIEETKTSNPTFSKDRIKIHHIYEEVYPDSSESSVLITSEKNANPQIAHFKGTSKTQKVEVVLGTGIVINQLGYILTNEHVIRAYDKLNVKLKSGKLYEAQIIGLDKKLDLAILKVEVDHEIIPVEVLDYYSLQVVERAIQKYMKAKQAFKESRGNAIKKNVPVHLRH; the protein is encoded by the coding sequence ATGAAAAATAATTTTCCCATTCTTAGATCTCTTTTCTTTTTTTTATTCTTCTTTGTCTTCTTTCAATTCTGCGCGCATCTTCCTCAAAAAGAAAATTCTTCTTCGATCGAGGAAACAAAAACTTCCAATCCTACTTTTTCGAAAGACCGAATCAAAATTCATCATATCTACGAAGAGGTCTATCCGGATTCTTCCGAGAGTTCCGTTTTAATCACTTCGGAGAAGAATGCGAATCCTCAGATCGCTCACTTTAAAGGAACTTCTAAAACGCAAAAAGTGGAAGTGGTTCTTGGAACCGGCATCGTCATCAATCAGTTGGGTTATATTCTTACAAACGAACACGTTATTCGTGCTTATGATAAGCTCAATGTTAAACTCAAATCGGGCAAACTCTACGAAGCTCAGATCATCGGTCTGGATAAGAAGCTCGACCTCGCGATTTTAAAAGTGGAAGTCGATCACGAAATCATTCCCGTAGAAGTTTTGGATTACTATTCTCTTCAAGTCGTAGAGCGCGCGATTCAAAAGTATATGAAAGCAAAACAAGCATTCAAAGAAAGCAGAGGAAACGCGATCAAGAAGAATGTTCCCGTTCACTTGCGGCATTGA
- a CDS encoding LIC10421/LIC12816 family protein, with translation MQVSFLIDWNRAFFGKIFYFLFLLVVLGVLSPVFSVSEEEEERLLEKALVESAVTPAQKQAVSNYLKATAIAKRNRANELRELAKLSRGEKFLHAQARKEKLHRMAESLERQADRHEAALKQLPTESH, from the coding sequence ATGCAGGTTTCGTTTCTGATTGATTGGAATAGAGCTTTCTTTGGAAAGATATTTTATTTTCTATTCCTTCTTGTAGTTTTAGGAGTTCTTTCTCCGGTTTTTTCCGTGAGCGAAGAAGAAGAGGAGAGGCTTCTCGAAAAAGCACTCGTCGAAAGCGCGGTAACGCCGGCGCAAAAACAAGCCGTTTCCAATTATCTCAAGGCCACTGCGATCGCAAAAAGAAATAGGGCGAACGAACTCAGAGAACTCGCGAAACTTTCTAGAGGAGAAAAATTTCTCCACGCGCAAGCTCGCAAAGAGAAGCTTCATAGAATGGCCGAATCTCTCGAACGTCAGGCGGATCGTCACGAAGCGGCTCTCAAACAACTTCCGACCGAAAGTCATTGA
- a CDS encoding TonB-dependent receptor — translation MDKSRLYSEYSGMPEDDKRLIYASFLVLALASFFTAHLLTRNMLWKILGSEPMVKMESNEEKEKIYEVLLEQDFVDKHIKDEYKALSNVDAAGAGGITKKEGFHSASPFREFVMGSVARRNSEAQKQQSLEKNDEKAFEVGIYKIDPVQTSNTDNTKQSTQTYGRMTKIPFNYRFEQDFLFRWDGSQALSIPRKKLAGYEYFKRMLKQIEGSFAPPGGGNFAYRDMAGTVIRAGISPGQVKVQFLLSDSGQVLDTRLISTQGQDIVGQACVDSIRGQNFGKVPEEVKAQGMIFGINFIFPEMRSR, via the coding sequence ATGGACAAGAGCCGACTTTATTCTGAATACTCCGGAATGCCCGAAGACGATAAGAGGTTGATCTACGCTTCCTTTTTGGTCCTTGCGCTCGCGTCTTTTTTTACCGCTCATTTACTTACACGCAACATGCTCTGGAAAATTCTCGGAAGCGAACCTATGGTCAAGATGGAGAGCAACGAGGAAAAAGAAAAAATTTACGAAGTCCTTTTGGAACAAGACTTCGTAGACAAACATATCAAAGACGAATACAAAGCCCTTTCCAATGTGGACGCGGCCGGCGCCGGTGGGATTACAAAAAAAGAAGGCTTTCACTCCGCGAGTCCGTTTCGCGAATTTGTGATGGGAAGCGTCGCGAGAAGAAATTCCGAAGCTCAAAAACAACAGTCTCTGGAAAAAAACGACGAGAAGGCTTTTGAAGTAGGAATTTATAAGATCGATCCGGTTCAAACGTCTAACACGGATAATACGAAACAAAGCACTCAAACTTACGGAAGGATGACCAAAATTCCTTTCAACTATCGTTTTGAACAAGACTTCCTCTTTCGTTGGGACGGAAGTCAGGCGCTCTCCATTCCCAGAAAAAAACTCGCAGGTTACGAATACTTTAAACGAATGCTGAAGCAGATCGAGGGAAGTTTCGCTCCTCCCGGCGGTGGGAACTTCGCTTACCGAGATATGGCGGGAACCGTGATCCGCGCCGGAATTTCTCCGGGTCAGGTCAAGGTTCAATTTTTGTTAAGCGACAGCGGTCAGGTTTTGGATACGAGACTTATTTCGACACAAGGACAGGATATCGTAGGTCAGGCCTGCGTGGATTCGATCCGGGGTCAGAACTTCGGAAAGGTCCCCGAGGAAGTAAAAGCTCAAGGAATGATCTTCGGTATCAACTTTATCTTTCCCGAGATGCGAAGCCGTTAG
- a CDS encoding ankyrin repeat domain-containing protein: MQEIFQAIASGQKSKVIGLLKRDPDLFQSLTEEGITPVLFSIYYGKQDLSREIFELSPNRNLFEAAALGDLEETKRLILEFPKEINVLSKDGWSALHLASYFGHLEIVRMLIDAGADLSLTSKSRMSYGNTALHSAIATGRKAVVELLLERGADANAIQDPGKITPLHIAASRPGSTEIIHILLKKGADKTKLSDEEQTPYAIALEKGNEAEARELEIF, from the coding sequence ATGCAGGAAATCTTTCAGGCGATAGCGAGCGGGCAGAAATCCAAAGTGATTGGTCTTTTGAAACGGGATCCGGATCTGTTCCAGAGTCTGACGGAAGAAGGAATCACTCCGGTTTTATTTTCAATCTATTACGGGAAACAGGATCTCTCCAGGGAAATTTTTGAACTGAGTCCGAATCGAAATCTTTTCGAAGCCGCGGCGCTTGGAGATTTGGAAGAAACAAAAAGACTGATCTTAGAATTTCCAAAAGAGATCAACGTTCTTTCTAAGGACGGTTGGTCCGCGTTGCATCTCGCTTCTTACTTCGGTCATCTTGAGATCGTAAGAATGTTGATCGATGCCGGAGCCGATTTGAGTTTGACTTCGAAGAGTAGGATGTCCTACGGAAATACGGCTTTGCACTCAGCGATTGCGACCGGAAGAAAGGCGGTTGTAGAACTTCTTTTGGAAAGAGGAGCCGATGCAAATGCGATTCAAGATCCGGGAAAGATCACTCCTCTGCACATCGCGGCGAGTCGTCCCGGAAGCACGGAAATCATTCATATTCTTTTAAAAAAAGGAGCGGACAAAACCAAACTCAGCGATGAAGAACAAACTCCTTACGCAATCGCATTAGAAAAAGGGAATGAAGCTGAAGCGAGAGAATTGGAGATTTTTTGA
- a CDS encoding response regulator, producing the protein MVKPEDLKETQTTHTVSIIEDNLHTALNLQDLLSKSIDLKFLKHYSNAQDAISSLPDEAPDIVILDIGLPGTNGLECLRELKDKTPNTKYVIFTVFEDEEKIVEAIQGGASGYLLKDTSPALFLAELRVIVLGGAPLTPRIADKIIREFTKKEETKNPPILNTLGLTERELQILNFVALGMTFPDIADELDISSHTVSRHIEKIYKKMEVHSRSEAIIRGRRMGIIRDVPGYP; encoded by the coding sequence ATGGTCAAACCCGAAGATCTTAAAGAAACTCAGACAACTCACACTGTCTCTATCATTGAAGACAATCTTCATACGGCCCTCAATCTCCAAGACTTACTTTCCAAATCCATCGATCTTAAATTCTTAAAACACTATTCAAACGCGCAGGACGCAATCTCTTCTCTTCCGGACGAAGCTCCCGATATCGTCATCTTAGATATCGGGCTCCCCGGAACAAACGGGCTGGAATGTCTGCGTGAACTCAAGGACAAAACGCCTAACACGAAATATGTGATCTTCACGGTCTTTGAAGACGAGGAAAAGATCGTGGAAGCGATTCAGGGAGGAGCGTCCGGTTATCTTCTAAAAGATACTTCTCCGGCCTTGTTTCTCGCGGAACTCAGAGTGATCGTGTTAGGCGGAGCCCCTCTTACCCCGAGGATCGCTGATAAAATCATACGAGAGTTTACAAAAAAAGAGGAAACAAAAAATCCTCCGATCTTAAACACTCTGGGTTTGACCGAAAGGGAACTTCAGATTCTAAACTTCGTCGCGTTAGGAATGACGTTTCCCGACATCGCGGACGAACTGGACATTTCCAGTCATACGGTGAGCCGACATATAGAAAAGATCTACAAAAAGATGGAAGTTCATTCCAGATCGGAAGCCATCATTCGGGGAAGAAGAATGGGAATCATCCGAGACGTGCCCGGTTATCCGTAA